CATTACCGATTTGCAGGGGATCAATATTACCGATTCATTAGTAGATTTTCCTACCTTGTACGGTGCACCGGAAACCTGTATTGTAACTTCCGCGCCTCATCCGGCGAAAAGATTCACAGACTTTGTCAACGGCGGAGTGAGTGTTTACTGCCCTAATCCGCCATCGGAGGGAGATATCAACCTCAATGGACTTGCCTATGAGGTTGGCGATGGCGTGCTTTTCGCCGATTATTTCCTGAAGGGTCAGTCGGTATTCACCATTGACCTTGAGGCTCAGATCGCCGCCACCGATATCAAGACAGATCAAATTCCGTTAACTCTGGAAGATTATGTTTATCTCCTGCGGGTCATCAACGGCGTCCTTCCTCCCTGGTATTCCGGCCCGCCGCCGATGACTACCGAGAAATTCAACGGTCTGCTTTCCATCACCGAGACCGATTCCTCACTCATTATCCGCACCGATTTCGATGATTCGGTTTCGGCCATGCAAATCTGTTTCTACGCCCCGGGATTGAGCGGTTACAGAATAAAATTCTTCTCTGATATCGACAGTACGCTGGTGGCCGGAAATCTTACCGATGACTCGCTCAAAATACTTATTGCCGACTCGCTTGAAACTGCCCATGCCACGGTGCTGGATACCGGTATTCTCAATGTTCTGGAACTGGTTTATACCGGCCCGAAGCCGGTCTTTGTTCATGCTTCTGCCGCCGGTTTCTGGGCCCAGCATGTTAATCTCATCGTAGCCGCCCTGCCGAATAACCCGCCGGTTTTTGTCAACCCGCCGGAGGAACTGAGAAACGACTTCTCTGGCGGATTCCATTATATTTTCACGGCGCAGGACCAGAACACCCCGCCTGACTTGATTGAATATCATATTGTCTCGGGCCCGGGGGAGATAAATCCTCTTACCGGCAAGTGGTTCTATTACCCACTCTGTCTTGATAGCGGGACAACGCTGATGCTTGAGTTATGCGCTTCCGATATTGCCCACCCCTGCCCTCAGCCGGATAGCAATCTTCATGCTTTTGTCCGGATTGTAGTCGATTCCGCGCCGCCGTTGCTTGGCGATGTCGACAGCAGCGGGGTGCTTAATATCGCCGATGTTACATATGATATCAACTTCATTTATAAGAATGGACCGGCTCCTCTGCCGGTGCCGGAGGTAGCCGATGTCAACAGTGACGGCCTGATCAATATCCGGG
This genomic interval from Candidatus Zixiibacteriota bacterium contains the following:
- a CDS encoding dockerin type I domain-containing protein; this encodes MFVRPNPSRYGLLIVIFGLAMSMLALAGLSRAETIPFRIEIGKAYEIMPGDTARVNVIKTGGDQDIHGYDLFIGYDLNILTFVEVVPGVLYDIPGPYEWEYFSYRNGVPSCPDTICPSGVIRAVSLSDMLNGSHHPVLENIIDGTILFTMKFLVPSDPALNCTKFPLRFFWHDCGDNGISYPDSGFERFSVSNIITDLQGINITDSLVDFPTLYGAPETCIVTSAPHPAKRFTDFVNGGVSVYCPNPPSEGDINLNGLAYEVGDGVLFADYFLKGQSVFTIDLEAQIAATDIKTDQIPLTLEDYVYLLRVINGVLPPWYSGPPPMTTEKFNGLLSITETDSSLIIRTDFDDSVSAMQICFYAPGLSGYRIKFFSDIDSTLVAGNLTDDSLKILIADSLETAHATVLDTGILNVLELVYTGPKPVFVHASAAGFWAQHVNLIVAALPNNPPVFVNPPEELRNDFSGGFHYIFTAQDQNTPPDLIEYHIVSGPGEINPLTGKWFYYPLCLDSGTTLMLELCASDIAHPCPQPDSNLHAFVRIVVDSAPPLLGDVDSSGVLNIADVTYDINFIYKNGPAPLPVPEVADVNSDGLINIRDITYMINYLYKNGAAPRCPSENPPMGYLTGHSDCKAPGPAKALADSLNEDCLTYQYDGFGTLILKHINALFNCCPLFIANVYIQGNEIIVEEFDSLDNGGCDCVCPFDMDYRIDNLPAGQYTIRVIEPYVPQGDPVLEFPIDLNLNPVGYYCVDRPWLPWVAGK